The proteins below are encoded in one region of Hordeum vulgare subsp. vulgare chromosome 3H, MorexV3_pseudomolecules_assembly, whole genome shotgun sequence:
- the LOC123443703 gene encoding PITH domain-containing protein 1 isoform X2: MACLHDHECGDHNCAADWSLYNHIDIPKVVALNESVAGSVKSVFKSWDQRLETSGGFLESNEGDPELLVFIPFTSDVKIKSIAVVGGADGTSPSRMRAFINREGIDFSDAQNMQPVQEWELAENLQGVLEYQTRYSRFQGVANLTLHFPDNFGGDTTKIYYIGLRGEATQNKRDVVATIVYEVMPNPSDHKIRDWRWFLTC, translated from the exons ATGGCGTGCCTGCACGATCACGAGTGTGGGGATCACAACTGCGCCGCCGATTGGTCGCTCTACAATCACATCGACATCCCCAAG GTGGTGGCTCTGAATGAATCTGTGGCCGGGAGCGTCAAATCGGTCTTCAAGTCGTGGGACCAGCGCCTCGAGACTTCCGGG GGTTTTCTGGAGAGTAATGAGGGTGACCCTGAGTTACTTGTTTTCATCCC ATTTACCTCAGATGTGAAGATCAAGAGCATCgctgttgttggtggtgctgATGGTACAAGCCCTTCAAGAATGAGAGC ATTTATAAATAGAGAAGGTATTGACTTTTCTGATGCTCAAAACATGCAGCCTGTGCAG GAATGGGAACTGGCAGAGAATTTGCAGGGTGTTCTTGAGTATCAAACCAG GTATTCAAGGTTCCAAGGTGTGGCCAACTTAACTCTGCATTTTCCTGATAACTTTGGTGGTGATACGACTAAGATATATTACATTGGGTTGCGTGGTGAAGCTACTCAG AACAAAAGGGATGTTGTGGCCACAATTGTGTATGAAGTAATGCCCAATCCGTCTGATCATAA AATCCGAGACTGGAGGTGGTTTCTCACATGTTGA
- the LOC123443702 gene encoding xyloglucan galactosyltransferase KATAMARI1 homolog, with amino-acid sequence MHLDDADLAARDALSLDLVDWLAQWRAMGGRDHFLVSGRGTWAFLRRPNAGGWGNALMTYPAVRNATPREDGYTCKSTFDAILADCIPVFFHPVSAYLQYTWHLPRYYRSYSVFIPADDLSRNTSIEEVLLNIPSEKVAQMREQVIRLIPAVMYRHQTAMGVTFKDAVDVALERVIHRVAKRRRAADEGREHVDGVDEGDSWKYDLLEDGEEKIGPHEFDQYLYMHVTKDLLA; translated from the exons ATGCACCTGGACGACGCAGACCTGGCGGCGCGGGACGCCCTGTCGCTGGACCTGGTAGACTGGCTGGCGCAGTGGCGCGCCATGGGCGGGCGCGACCACTTCCTGGTCTCCGGCCGGGGCACGTGGGCCTTCCTCCGCCGCCCCAACGCCGGCGGCTGGGGCAACGCGCTCATGACCTACCCGGCCGTCCGCAACGCCAC GCCGCGCGAGGACGGGTACACGTGCAAGTCCACCTTCGACGCCATCCTCGCCGACTGCATCCCGGTCTTCTTCCACCCGGTGTCCGCCTACCTACAGTACACTTGGCACCTGCCCAGGTACTACCGAAGCTACTCCGTGTTCATCCCCGCCGACGACTTGAGCCGGAACACCAGCATCGAGGAGGTCTTGCTCAATATACCGTCGGAGAAGGTGGCACAGATGCGGGAGCAGGTCATCCGGCTCATACCCGCCGTGATGTACCGGCACCAGACGGCCATGGGGGTTACGTTCAAAGATGCGGTCGACGTGGCCCTGGAGCGCGTCATCCACCGGGTGGCGAAGCGCCGGCGTGCCGCGGACGAGGGACGGGAGCACGTGGACGGCGTCGACGAGGGTGATAGCTGGAAGTATGACTTGCTAGAAGATGGGGAGGAGAAGATAGGTCCGCATGAGTTTGATCAATATCTATACATGCACGTAACCAAAGATTTACTTGCCTAG
- the LOC123443703 gene encoding PITH domain-containing protein 1 isoform X1, whose amino-acid sequence MACLHDHECGDHNCAADWSLYNHIDIPKVVALNESVAGSVKSVFKSWDQRLETSGGFLESNEGDPELLVFIPFTSDVKIKSIAVVGGADGTSPSRMRAFINREGIDFSDAQNMQPVQEWELAENLQGVLEYQTRYSRFQGVANLTLHFPDNFGGDTTKIYYIGLRGEATQNKRDVVATIVYEVMPNPSDHKTESETGGGFSHVE is encoded by the exons ATGGCGTGCCTGCACGATCACGAGTGTGGGGATCACAACTGCGCCGCCGATTGGTCGCTCTACAATCACATCGACATCCCCAAG GTGGTGGCTCTGAATGAATCTGTGGCCGGGAGCGTCAAATCGGTCTTCAAGTCGTGGGACCAGCGCCTCGAGACTTCCGGG GGTTTTCTGGAGAGTAATGAGGGTGACCCTGAGTTACTTGTTTTCATCCC ATTTACCTCAGATGTGAAGATCAAGAGCATCgctgttgttggtggtgctgATGGTACAAGCCCTTCAAGAATGAGAGC ATTTATAAATAGAGAAGGTATTGACTTTTCTGATGCTCAAAACATGCAGCCTGTGCAG GAATGGGAACTGGCAGAGAATTTGCAGGGTGTTCTTGAGTATCAAACCAG GTATTCAAGGTTCCAAGGTGTGGCCAACTTAACTCTGCATTTTCCTGATAACTTTGGTGGTGATACGACTAAGATATATTACATTGGGTTGCGTGGTGAAGCTACTCAG AACAAAAGGGATGTTGTGGCCACAATTGTGTATGAAGTAATGCCCAATCCGTCTGATCATAA AACAGAATCCGAGACTGGAGGTGGTTTCTCACATGTTGAGTAG